From the genome of Bactrocera oleae isolate idBacOlea1 chromosome 2, idBacOlea1, whole genome shotgun sequence, one region includes:
- the trus gene encoding programmed cell death protein 2-like, whose amino-acid sequence MAKNKSTVYLGFEDEEITSKHASILNSTVNKVGGTPDWPTGEIKVPSCPLCGTARPLIVQLYAPLEQSKFHRTLYVFACLNPACSQDSKSWLCIRTQHLDTPSEAELINAVPPPLTPGGGSGKKKKNYKQAANAMQPQKIAWCSGADDWGETLEESSTVADSGVERMDTGADELQHQNEENGNVVGKNDNSPTRAVHLPCATDSGNSDADEDEDDDESNSMDNELVYGFGQLDMHSPQNAVEDPNANCAAGNAAAAAALEGGAMMGFGGATATICAEIEGAETDVVLVETPVKPERDLIALLKHTATPAALGPLAKISDVTIKPFFIAVDMEHRHKRGEYENFFGALSADHIRELYQEYKRQDEAAHSPNGAGAIGGGVGAAGDDQEAYEKALPAHGDIIFHQFVSVIQENPGQIIRYTRDTLPLLMGPLSEPIPKCVNCNGETICEIQILSTLIPKLRLAQNSEPAPIEYGNVLVFTCLKCCWDTPDKMRYERVNVQAEQ is encoded by the exons ATGGCAAAAAACAAAAGTACTGTCTACCTTGGCTTTGAGGATGAGGAAATTACCAGCAAACATGCATCCATATTAAATAGCACGGTAAACAAAGTCGGAGGGACACCG GACTGGCCCACTGGTGAGATAAAAGTGCCTTCGTGTCCGCTCTGTGGCACAGCACGTCCGTTGATCGTACAACTTTATGCGCCCTTGGAGCAGTCCAAATTTCACCGCAccttatatgtatttgcatgttTGAATCCGGCTTGTTCTCAAGATTCTAAGAGTTGGCTGTGCATACGTACTCAGCATTTGGACACACCAAGTGAGGCAGAATTAATTAATGCAGTGCCTCCACCTCTAACACCCGGTGGAGGTAGtggaaagaaaaagaagaacTATAAACAGGCGGCAAATGCAATGCAACCGCAAAAAATTGCATGGTGCAGTGGTGCAGATGACTGGGGTGAAACTTTAGAAGAGAGTAGCACAGTGGCAGACAGTGGTGTTGAACGTATGGATACAGGTGCTGATGAATTACAACATCAGAATGAAGAAAACGGCAATGTGGTTGGCAAGAATGATAACTCGCCCACGCGTGCTGTGCACTTACCATGTGCTACCGACTCGGGTAATAGTGATGCCGATGAGGATGAGGATGACGACGAGAGCAACTCAATGGATAACGAACTGGTTTACGGCTTCGGTCAACTCGATATGCATTCGCCACAAAATGCTGTTGAGGATCCCAATGCCAATTGTGCTGCTGGCAATGCGGCAGCCGCTGCTGCTTTGGAAGGCGGGGCGATGATGGGTTTCGGCGGCGCTACTGCTACCATCTGCGCCGAGATCGAAGGCGCCGAAACGGATGTAGTGCTGGTGGAGACACCAGTAAAGCCTGAACGTGACTTGATTGCACTTTTGAAACACACTGCAACGCCAGCGGCGCTAGGTCCACTCGCTAAAATTTCCGATGTCACTATAAAACCATTCTTCATCGCAGTAGATATGGAGCATCGCCATAAACGTGGtgaatatgaaaacttttttggcGCGCTATCAGCGGATCACATACGTGAGCTATATCAGGAGTATAAGCGGCAGGATGAGGCGGCACATTCTCCGAATGGCGCTGGCGCGATTGGTGGTGGTGTTGGTGCTGCCGGTGATGATCAAGAGGCTTATGAAAAAGCTTTGCCAGCACATGGTGATATAATTTTCCATCAATTCGTAAGTGTCATACAGGAGAACCCAGGGCAAATCATAAG gtacACACGTGATACACTACCCCTCTTGATGGGTCCACTATCCGAACCAATACCAAAGTGCGTCAACTGCAATGGCGAAACCATATGTGAGATCCAAATTCTCTCTACACTCATACCAAAGTTGCGTTTGGCCCAAAACAGTGAACCCGCACCCATAGAATATGGCAATGTTTTGGTATTTACATGCCTAAAATGCTGTTGGGATACACCAGACAAAATGCGTTACGAACGTGTAAATGTACAAGCCGAACAATAA
- the Cyfip gene encoding cytoplasmic FMR1-interacting protein, translated as MTEKITLADALSNVEVLDELSLPDEQPCIEAQPCSIIYKANFDTNFEDRNGFVTGIAKYIEEATTHANLNVLLEEGQKHAVMLYTWRCCSRAIPQPKSNEQPNRVEIYEKTVEVLAPEVNKLLNFMYFQRKAIEAFSGEVKRLCHTEKRKDFVSEAYLLTLGKFINMFAVLDELKNMKSSVKNDYSTYRRAAQFLKVMSDSHTLQESQNLSMFLATQNKIRDTVKDTLEKIVGYEDLLSDVVNICVHMFETKMYLTPEEKHMLVKVMGFGLFLMDSDGCNINKLDQKKKIRLDRIDRIFKNLEVVPLFGDMQIAPFNYIKRSKHYDSSKWPLSSSNAISPQADLMVHLPQIREDHVKYISELARYTNEVTTTVKENPTDAENRATSDLALRGLQLLSEWTSVVTELYSWKLLHPTDHHQNKECPVEAEEYERATRYNYTSEEKFALIEVIAMIKGLQVLMARIETVLCEAIRRNIYAELQDFVQLTLREPLRKSVKNKKDLIRSIIMSVRETSADWQKGHEPSDDPAAKGKKDPDGGFRVQVPRLNVGPSSTQLYMVRTMLESLIADKSGGKRTLRKDIDGNCLMQIDTFHKTSFYWSYLLNFSDTLQKCCDLSQLWYREFYLEMTMGRKVNKCMVKHQHNEECKDLITMEKRIQFPIEMSMPWILTDHILQTKEPSMMEFVLYPLDLYNDSAHYALTVFRKQFLYDEVEAEVNLCFDQFVYKLSEQIFAHYKQLAGSIFLDKRFRLECEVLGFNFHSYPRNNRYETLLKQRHVQLLGRSIDLNKLINQRINANMHKSVELAICRFEGNDITGIVELEGLLEANRICHKLLSKHLALDNFDAMVKEANHNVLAPYGRITLHVFVELNYDFLVNYCYNAATNRFVRSKVNLASSQPIQREKPPQMAHFYLWGSKQLNAAYSTQYGQYTGFIGAPHFHAMCRLLGYQGIAVVIDIILKDIVKLQIQGTLLQFTKTLMGAMPKSCKLPRCEYGSPGVLSYYQAHLTDIVQYPETKTDLFQSFRELGNCIIFCLLIEQALSQEEVCDLLHAALFQNIFPRPFCKENEKPEAKQKRFEAQFANLQIVSNVEKIGNAKQAMIAREGDLLTRERLCCGLSIFEVILNRIKSYLDDPVWSGPPPANGIIHVDECSEFHRLWSALQFVYCIPVRGTEYTIEELFGEGLNWAGCAMIVLLGQQRRFEALDFCYHILRVQRVDGKDEDVKGIKLKRMVDRIRRFQVLNSQIFAILNKYLKGGDGEGSNVEHVRCFPPPQHPTMISSHYQDPNKLRQSMTNN; from the exons atgaCGGAAAAGATCACATTGGCCGATGCGCTATCCAATGTGGAAGTACTCGATGAGCTGTCGCTGCCCGATGAGCAGCCTTGTATTGAGGCGCAACCATGTTCAATAATTTATAAAGCCAATTTTGATACGAACTTTGAAGATCGCAATGGATTTGTAACGGGTATAGCTAAATATATTGAAGAAGCCACAACGCATGCTAATCTG aacGTTCTGCTTGAAGAGGGACAAAAACATGCTGTCATGCTTTATACTTGGCGCTGCTGCTCGCGTGCAATACCTCAACCGAAATCCAATGAGCAACCCAATCGTGtggaaatatatgaaaaaacggTCGAGGTATTGGCACCGGAAGTAAACAAATTACTTAATTTCATGTACTTCCAA CGTAAAGCTATTGAAGCATTTTCAGGCGAGGTAAAGCGCCTTTGTCATACAGAAAAGCGTAAGGATTTCGTATCAGAAGCTTATCTATTAACATTGGGCAAATTTATCAACATGTTTGCTGTCTTGGACgaattgaaaaatatgaaatcgaGTGTGAAAAATGACTACAGTACATATCGACGTGCGGCACAATTTCTCAAAGTGATGTCCGATTCACACACGCTGCAGGAGTCTCAAAATTTATCCATGTTTCTTGCCACGCAAAACAAAATACGAGATACCGTCAAAGATACACTTGAGAAAATTGTTGGCTACGAAgatctactctcggatgtggtaAACATTTGTGTGCACATGTTTGAGACAAAAATGTATTTGACGCCCGAAGAAAAACATATGCTAGTGAAAGTAATGGGGTTCGGTCTTTTTCTCATGGACAGTGATGGTTGCAACATAAATAAATTggatcaaaagaaaaaaatacgctTGGACCGCATAGatcgaatatttaaaaatttggaagTCGTACCATTATTTGGTGATATGCAAATTGCACCCTTTAATTACATCAAACGTAGCAAGCATTACGACTCGAGCAAATGGCCACTGTCTAGTTCAAATGCAATTAGTCCACAAGCCGATTTGATGGTGCATTTGCCGCAAATACGGGAAGATCACGTTAAATACATCTCTGAGTTGGCACGCTACACCAACGAAGTCACCACGACAGTGAAAGAAAATCCCACAGACGCCGAAAATCGTGCCACATCCGATTTGGCGCTGCGTGGACTGCAATTGCTCTCCGAGTGGACCAGTGTTGTAACGGAATTGTACTCATGGAAGCTGCTGCATCCAACAGATCATCATCAAAATAAAGAATGCCCCGTAGAAGCCGAGGAATATGAACGTGCAACACGCTACAATTATACTTCGGAAGAGAAATTCGCGCTCATCGAAGTAATTGCAATGATCAAGGGATTGCAG GTTCTGATGGCACGCATCGAGACGGTGTTGTGTGAGGCGATACGCCGTAATATATACGCCGAGCTGCAGGACTTTGTGCAGCTCACGCTGCGTGAGCCACTACGTAAATCGGTGAAAAACAAGAAGGATTTGATACGCAGTATTATAATGTCGGTACGTGAGACCTCTGCCGATTGGCAGAAAGGCCATGAGCCCTCAGACGACCCGGCTGCGAAGGGTAAGAAGGATCCCGATGGGGGTTTTCGCGTGCAAGTGCCACGCTTGAATGTCGGTCCATCATCGACGCAACTTTATATGGTGCGTACTATGCTTGAGTCATTAATCGCTGATAAAAGCGGTGGCAAACGCACGTTACGTAAGGACATTGACGGCAATTGCCTTATGCAAATCGATACGTTCCACAAAACCTCATTCTATTGGAGCTATCTGCTGAACTTCAGCGATACGCTACAAAAATGTTGTGATCTTTCACAATTGTGGTATCGTGAGTTTTACTTGGAAATGACTATGGGTCGTAAGGTGAACAAGTGCATGGTGAAACATCAACACAATGAGGAATGCAAAGATCTAATCACCATGGAGAAGCGTATACAATTCCCGATTGAGATGTCTATGCCATGGATATTAACCGATCACATACTGCAAACGAAGGAGCCATCGATGATGGA ATTCGTTCTATACCCATTGGATTTGTATAACGATTCGGCACATTATGCCTTAACCGTGTTTCGCAAGCAATTTCTGTATGACGAAGTAGAGGCCGAGGTCAATTTATGCTTTGATCAATTCGTTTATAAATTGAGTGAACAGATTTTTGCGCACTACAAGCAATTGGCGGGCAG TATCTTTCTGGACAAACGTTTTCGCTTGGAGTGCGAGGTGCTGGGCTTTAATTTCCATTCGTATCCGCGTAATAACCGCTATGAAACGCTGCTGAAGCAACGGCATGTGCAATTACTAG GTCGTTCCATTGACTTGAATAAGCTCATAAATCAGCGcataaatgcaaatatgcaCAAGAGTGTTGAATTAGCGATCTGCCGATTTGAAGGCAATGATATAACGGGTATTGTG GAACTCGAAGGTCTCTTGGAGGCTAACCGCATTTGCCACAAATTGCTTAGCAAGCACTTGGCGTTAGATAATTTTGATGCTATGGTGAAGGAGGCAAACCACAACGTCTTAGCACCTTATGGGCGCATCACTTTGCATGTGTTCGTGGaattaaattatgattttttggtGAACTATTGTTACAATGCGGCAACTAATCG GTTCGTGCGTAGCAAAGTAAATTTGGCCTCATCACAGCCCATACAACGCGAGAAGCCACCACAAATGGCACATTTCTATCTGTGGGGCTCAAAGCAGTTAAATGCCGCCTACTCGACGCAATATGGTCAGTACACGGGTTTCATCGGTGCACCCCACTTCCACGCCATGTGTCGGCTGCTCGGCTATCAGGGTATTGCTGTCGTCATTGATATCATACTAAAAGATATCGTGAAGCTGCAAATACAGGGCACGCTGCTGCAATTCACCAAAACCCTAATGGGCGCTATGCCGAAGTCGTGCAAATTGCCGCGCTGCGAATATGGCTCTCCGGGCGTACTCAGCTACTACCAAGCGCATCTTACCGATATTGTGCAGTATCCTGAAACGAAAACCGATCTTTTCCAGTCCTTCCGTGAACTGGGCAATTGCATTATATTCTGCTTGCTCATCGAACAGGCGCTCTCGCAGGAAGAAGTGTGTGATCTGCTGCATGCGGCGCTCTTCCAGAATATATTCCCGCGTCCATTCTGCAAAG AAAATGAAAAGCCCGAGGCCAAGCAGAAACGTTTCGAGGCGCAATTCGCAAACCTGCAGATCGTGTCTAACGTGGAGAAAATTGGCAATGCAAAA CAAGCGATGATTGCGCGTGAAGGTGATTTACTTACACGCGAACGTCTCTGCTGTGGCCTGAGCATTTTCGAGGTAATACTCAATCGCATCAAAAGCTATTTGGATGATCCTGTTTGGAGCGGGCCACCGCCAGCTAACGGCATCATACACGTTGACGAATGCTCGGAATTCCATCGCTTATGGTCGGCTTTACAATTTGTCTACTGTATACCGGTGCGCGGCACAGAGTATACCATCGAAGAGCTCTTCGGTGAGGGCTTAAATTGGGCCGGCTGCGCTATGATCGTATTGCTGGGTCAACAGCGACGTTTTGAGGCTTTAGATTTTTGCTATCACATTCTGCGCGTACAACGCGTGGACGGCAAGGACGAAGACGTCAAGGGCATT aaactgAAACGCATGGTCGATCGCATACGCCGCTTTCAAGTATTAAACTCACAAATATTTGCTATACTCAATAAATATCTGAAGGGTGGCGACGGCGAGGGCTCGAACGTAGAGCACGTGCGCTGTTTTCCGCCGCCACAGCATCCGACGATGATTTCATCGCACTACCAAGATCCGAACAAACTGCGTCAGAGCATGACGAACAATTGA